A stretch of the Zeugodacus cucurbitae isolate PBARC_wt_2022May chromosome 6, idZeuCucr1.2, whole genome shotgun sequence genome encodes the following:
- the LOC105221299 gene encoding mucin-2 isoform X8: protein MCRKVERHSSATRPLAIASATATATATTTIMTLSKRRKSHKSTNSTLPTASMCTRKTTSWPLCAAAAMQHSFDSLRWLGVLALLLLATRNIECRQEEYARPSISQISPKSSSPMVSEAPILLHTSSKLVLESTIVETNNIAESLLTTDGGLDHDDNETRQHIRMERSAQPILNENYPKSGPNDVHFPSDTEKEVGAGHYFQYNIKPTGTLSDDTSEAPERTKSARAGKTLKPSFGGITSTSTPATTSVTESFLAKGDLRQLTSGSPINPTRSTATSTAATATALPHNPRQNSNPDIQDIITGIVKLLNGNVNVHANTQGLRRPSASRINNRGPPRISDVQTLPIDYDTQKKPLGSSIRPPPYTGPFDRPERPFITGVPIPEQIVPLRPGFISQRPPWHRQKPRPPITTAIGGRRPIPQYKPMPNSQLSPPAAEESAIPAKDTPEMTSSQHSGEISVPPDYNDANGDAPKPTDATYDSEFSNEDTNSQYIEVSDQDSNETADQDPMAAEKDELEEDEVAPMQALPPPTKKDEQNNKKKPTKHKGPDKKKHTKENYGAIIESTSVVHDEMQMSSTYAPMPMEIGGDAIIDPSTEEVIFMTPSKTPALEISSKMDDTSSPTEIATQSSIFTTALPNISQSPIMLSPSSTTELLATIPPASTNTTPKPLPTTTTTRLPPPPPLSTTTSINTITSTSVAPPATPSVNTHPTPLPQPPPDYQPRPGIVLDDPEFKPGGRPRPPRPHPPRPADVPQQPPFNIQPTRQHLPPGYGEIFDVTLSAIQGPGSVGGSQQTINIKPYGSYGNSGGQQGDIILSAADPPVGVPTTPATAIPQLPGSGATVGSGNGSGNGVDSSGNGGSGGGNAVTQNNIPSLGSGYGIPETEVVDLEPTKSNSVKPQSSTTNSGPTRPHYRSRPTQPPVRIDTCIVGDDSTCDQAQHERCKTENGVSSCHCRPGYSRRKHREPCRKVISFYLGMRVDRIYEHRIVWDNKLLDKHSEPYGQLSYESIRAIDSAMSMTPYSDEFMDARVNNIYRGDPNLGGSGVFVNMTIKLDESVETLRPNLRADVQKHLLGVLHRRNNNIGNSVLYVSSPEGSITALHDLDECQSRELNDCHASASCSNSWGSFRCACEAGLRDPWADQPQRAGRDCQSCPDSYCNNRGTCSYNEEGNQVCACDSSHYGGQCEIDGEVLGVAIGASLAAVIIIVLTLVCLIMWSRRWQREQKNAIGSPVFGYMNTAPMKSAGLPGQPGYQVTLEDRMRWAQIADVMAQTNHYGVSPIAEPVGPTRPSSAMFAYPNLQSMGMGTMGGMSMQGTMQMHQAGSMAPPVPLPRYECVYPSDNSSNTNKKRLGLSSRSNGMRTLENSSSSEEEDRADLLGRNFQVPRPKSRSNGSIANQSGIYYDVDYEPSGNGIGNTSVDHLYGSQNQSSSHSHTHSHSHSGNNHIPGPQGIPMSTYTSGRAPSSYYMK, encoded by the exons ACAATATAGCTGAGAGTTTACTGACGACTGATGGCGGCCTCGATCATGACGATAATGAAACACGCCAGCACATACGCATGGAACGCTCCGCTCAGCCAATATTGAATGAAAACTATCCCAAATCTGGGCCTAATGATGTGCATTTCCCGAGTGATACGGAGAAGGAAGTAGGCGCTGGCCATTACTTCCAATACAATATTAAACCGACTGGCACACTAAGTGATGACACCTCTGAAGCGCCGGAACGTACGAAGAGCGCACGTGCGGGCAAAACATTGAAGCCCTCGTTCGGTGGCATTACGTCGACGTCTACGCCGGCCACCACTTCAGTAACGGAGTCTTTTTTAGCGAAAGGGGACCTGCGACAGCTTACGTCGGGGTCCCCGATCAATCCGACGCGCAGTACTGCTACCTCGACGGCGGCCACTGCCACGGCCTTGCCGCATAATCCGCGTCAAAACTCGAATCCGGATATACAGGACATTATAACGGGTATTGTTAAGCTCTTAAATGGCAATGTTAACGTTCATGCCAATACACAAGGACTGCGTCGTCCATCTGCCAGTCGCATTAATAATCGTGGACCACCGCGTATATCTGATGTGCAAACATTGCCGATAGATTATGATACGCAGAAGAAACCATTGGGATCATCTATTCGTCCACCGCCATATACGGGACCATTCGATCGGCCGGAACGGCCATTTATTACAGGTGTACCAATTCCTGAGCAAATTGTGCCCTTGCGACCAGGATTTATTAGTCAAAGACCGCCATGGCATCGACAGAAACCAAGACCTCCAATCACTACTGCTATTGGTGGTAGACGTCCAATACCACAATATAAACCAATGCCGAATTCACAGTTATCGCCTCCTGCCGCTGAAGAATCAGCCATCCCTGCCAAAGACACGCCGGAGATGACGTCATCTCAACATTCAGGGGAAATTTCCGTGCCTCCAGACTATAACGATGCAAATGGCGATGCGCCTAAACCGACTGACGCAACCTATGATTCAGAGTTCTCTAATGAAGACACGAATTCTCAATACATTGAGGTATCCGATCAAGACTCTAATGAAACTGCTGATCAAGATCCTATGGCGGCTGAGAAAGACGAATTAGAAGAGGATGAGGTAGCGCCAATGCAGGCGTTACCGCCACCCACAAAGAAGGATGAGCAAAATAATAAGAAGAAACCTACTAAACATAAGGGTCCTGACAAGAAGAAACACACAAAAGAAAATTATGGAGCAATAATCGAAAGCACCTCTGTTGTACACGATGAGATGCAAATGTCTTCTACATACGCACCGATGCCGATGGAGATCGGTGGAGATGCTATTATTGACCCATCGACAGAAGAGGTTATTTTCATGACACCTAGTAAGACGCCCGCCCTGGAAATCAGTTCTAAAATGGATGACACAAGTTCTCCTACTGAAATAGCAACGCAAAGCTCCATCTTTACTACAGCATTACCGAATATATCTCAGAGCCCGATTATGCTGAGCCCATCGAGCACCACTGAACTGTTGGCGACCATTCCACCTGCTTCAACTAATACCACACCCAAACCACTTCCCACAACTACTACTACTAgactaccaccaccaccaccactatcAACTACCACATCTATTAATACCATCACTTCCACCTCTGTCGCACCGCCCGCGACGCCCTCTGTTAACACCCACCCAACGCCATTGCCTCAACCTCCACCTGACTATCAACCACGACCAGGTATAGTTCTTGATGATCCCGAATTCAAACCGGGTGGACGACCACGTCCGCCACGACCACATCCACCCCGTCCAGCTGATGTCCCACAACAACCACCATTTAATATTCAACCCACACGACAGCATTTGCCTCCTGGCTATGGGGAAATATTTGATGTAACTCTATCAGCCATACAAGGTCCTGGGTCGGTAGGCGGTTCGCAACAGACGATAAATATCAAACCATATGGATCATACGGCAACAGTGGGGGTCAACAAGGCGATATAATACTATCTGCCGCAG ATCCGCCCGTTGGAGTACCCACTACACCCGCGACGGCAATACCCCAACTACCTGGAAGCGGTGCCACGGTAGGCAGCGGTAATGGTAGTGGTAATGGTGTAGATAGCAGTGGAAATGGTGGATCCGGTGGCGGTAATGCAGTTACTCAGAACAACATACCCAGTCTAGGTTCAGGATATGGTATACCAGAAACTGAGGTTGTAGATTTGGAGCCGACCAAGTCCAATAGTGTAAAGCCACAATCGTCTACTACTAATTCTGGACCAACGAGACCTCATTATCGTTCCCGACCAACACAGCCGCCTGTGCGTATCGACACTTGCATTGTGGGCGACGATTCGACTTGCGATCAAGCGCAACACGAACGTTGCAAGACCGAGAACGGTGTTTCCAGCTGCCACTGTCGACCCG GTTACTCCCGACGCAAGCATCGCGAACCATGCAGGAAGGTCATATCTTTCTATCTGGGCATGCGTGTGGACCGTATTTACGAGCATCGTATTGTGTGGGACAACAAGCTTTTGGACAAACACAGCGAACCCTATGGACAACTAAGCTACGAGTCGATTAGAGCA ATTGACTCAGCCATGTCAATGACGCCCTACTCGGATGAGTTCATGGATGCACGAGTTAACAATATTTACCGTGGTGATCCGAATCTGGGTGGTAGCGGTGTGTTCGTCAACATGACCATCAAA CTTGATGAAAGTGTTGAAACTTTGCGCCCAAATCTTCGCGCTGATGTCCAAAAACATTTGTTGGGCGTACTCCACCGACGAAACAATAATATTGGTAACTCTGTACTGTACGTTTCTTCACCGGAGGGCTCTATAACGGCCTTACACGACCTGGACGAATGTCAGTCACGCGAGTTAAATGATTGCCATGCAAGTGCGTCATGTTCCAATTCGTGGGGAAGCTTCCGTTGTGCCTGTGAGGCAGGTCTCCGTGATCCATGGGCCGATCAACCACAGCGCGCTGGTCGCGACTGTCAATCTTGTCCGGACTCATACTGCAATAATCGTGGCACCTGCAGTTACAATGAGGAAGGAAATCAAGTTTGTGCTTGCGACTCCAGCCATTATGGCGGACAATGTGAGATCGACGGTGAAGTTTTGGGCGTAGCTATTGGCGCTTCCTTGGCCGCGGTAATTATTATAGTGTTGACATTGGTTTGCCTGATAATGTGGTCGCGTCGTTGGCAACGAGAGCAGAAGAACGCTATTGGTTCGCCGGTATTTGGTTATATGAATACGGCGCCAATGAAATCAGCTGGTCTGCCGGGACAACCGGGCTACCAAGTAACGTTGGAGGATCGTATGCGTTGGGCACAAATCGCTGATGTAATGGCACAGACGAACCATTACGGGGTAAGTCCGATT GCGGAACCGGTCGGACCCACACGCCCATCGTCGGCAATGTTCGCTTATCCGAATCTGCAATCTATGGGTATGGGCACCATGGGCGGCATGTCAATGCAGGGCACCATGCAGATGCACCAGGCGGGCAGCATGGCACCGCCAGTTCCACTGCCACGGTATGAGTGCGTATACCCCTCAGACAATTCCTccaatacaaataaaaa AAGATTGGGGTTGAGTTCCCGCTCGAATGGCATGCGCACCTTGGAGAATTCCAGCTCAAGTGAGGAAGAGGATCGTGCTGATCTGCTCGGGCGTAATTTTCAAGTACCACGACCAAAGAGTAGAAGTAATGGAAGCATAGCG AATCAGTCGGGCATCTACTACGACGTCGACTATGAGCCATCGGGCAATGGCATCGGCAATACGAGTGTGGATCATTTGTATGGTTCGCAAAATCAGTCATCCTCCCACtcacacacgcactcacactcacacagtGGCAATAATCACATACCGGGACCACAGGGCATACCAATGAGCACCTACACATCCGGACGGGCCCCGAGTAGTTACTACATGAAATAA
- the LOC105221299 gene encoding mucin-2 isoform X1: protein MCRKVERHSSATRPLAIASATATATATTTIMTLSKRRKSHKSTNSTLPTASMCTRKTTSWPLCAAAAMQHSFDSLRWLGVLALLLLATRNIECRQEEYARPSISQISPKSSSPMVSEAPILLHTSSKLVLESTIVETNNIAESLLTTDGGLDHDDNETRQHIRMERSAQPILNENYPKSGPNDVHFPSDTEKEVGAGHYFQYNIKPTGTLSDDTSEAPERTKSARAGKTLKPSFGGITSTSTPATTSVTESFLAKGDLRQLTSGSPINPTRSTATSTAATATALPHNPRQNSNPDIQDIITGIVKLLNGNVNVHANTQGLRRPSASRINNRGPPRISDVQTLPIDYDTQKKPLGSSIRPPPYTGPFDRPERPFITGVPIPEQIVPLRPGFISQRPPWHRQKPRPPITTAIGGRRPIPQYKPMPNSQLSPPAAEESAIPAKDTPEMTSSQHSGEISVPPDYNDANGDAPKPTDATYDSEFSNEDTNSQYIEVSDQDSNETADQDPMAAEKDELEEDEVAPMQALPPPTKKDEQNNKKKPTKHKGPDKKKHTKENYGAIIESTSVVHDEMQMSSTYAPMPMEIGGDAIIDPSTEEVIFMTPSKTPALEISSKMDDTSSPTEIATQSSIFTTALPNISQSPIMLSPSSTTELLATIPPASTNTTPKPLPTTTTTRLPPPPPLSTTTSINTITSTSVAPPATPSVNTHPTPLPQPPPDYQPRPGIVLDDPEFKPGGRPRPPRPHPPRPADVPQQPPFNIQPTRQHLPPGYGEIFDVTLSAIQGPGSVGGSQQTINIKPYGSYGNSGGQQGDIILSAAGDDGFVSIDGKRTYINLFGDPTDPPVGVPTTPATAIPQLPGSGATVGSGNGSGNGVDSSGNGGSGGGNAVTQNNIPSLGSGYGIPETEVVDLEPTKSNSVKPQSSTTNSGPTRPHYRSRPTQPPVRIDTCIVGDDSTCDQAQHERCKTENGVSSCHCRPGYSRRKHREPCRKVISFYLGMRVDRIYEHRIVWDNKLLDKHSEPYGQLSYESIRAIDSAMSMTPYSDEFMDARVNNIYRGDPNLGGSGVFVNMTIKLDESVETLRPNLRADVQKHLLGVLHRRNNNIGNSVLYVSSPEGSITALHDLDECQSRELNDCHASASCSNSWGSFRCACEAGLRDPWADQPQRAGRDCQSCPDSYCNNRGTCSYNEEGNQVCACDSSHYGGQCEIDGEVLGVAIGASLAAVIIIVLTLVCLIMWSRRWQREQKNAIGSPVFGYMNTAPMKSAGLPGQPGYQVTLEDRMRWAQIADVMAQTNHYGVSPIAEPVGPTRPSSAMFAYPNLQSMGMGTMGGMSMQGTMQMHQAGSMAPPVPLPRYECVYPSDNSSNTNKKRLGLSSRSNGMRTLENSSSSEEEDRADLLGRNFQVPRPKSRSNGSIANQSGIYYDVDYEPSGNGIGNTSVDHLYGSQNQSSSHSHTHSHSHSGNNHIPGPQGIPMSTYTSGRAPSSYYMK, encoded by the exons ACAATATAGCTGAGAGTTTACTGACGACTGATGGCGGCCTCGATCATGACGATAATGAAACACGCCAGCACATACGCATGGAACGCTCCGCTCAGCCAATATTGAATGAAAACTATCCCAAATCTGGGCCTAATGATGTGCATTTCCCGAGTGATACGGAGAAGGAAGTAGGCGCTGGCCATTACTTCCAATACAATATTAAACCGACTGGCACACTAAGTGATGACACCTCTGAAGCGCCGGAACGTACGAAGAGCGCACGTGCGGGCAAAACATTGAAGCCCTCGTTCGGTGGCATTACGTCGACGTCTACGCCGGCCACCACTTCAGTAACGGAGTCTTTTTTAGCGAAAGGGGACCTGCGACAGCTTACGTCGGGGTCCCCGATCAATCCGACGCGCAGTACTGCTACCTCGACGGCGGCCACTGCCACGGCCTTGCCGCATAATCCGCGTCAAAACTCGAATCCGGATATACAGGACATTATAACGGGTATTGTTAAGCTCTTAAATGGCAATGTTAACGTTCATGCCAATACACAAGGACTGCGTCGTCCATCTGCCAGTCGCATTAATAATCGTGGACCACCGCGTATATCTGATGTGCAAACATTGCCGATAGATTATGATACGCAGAAGAAACCATTGGGATCATCTATTCGTCCACCGCCATATACGGGACCATTCGATCGGCCGGAACGGCCATTTATTACAGGTGTACCAATTCCTGAGCAAATTGTGCCCTTGCGACCAGGATTTATTAGTCAAAGACCGCCATGGCATCGACAGAAACCAAGACCTCCAATCACTACTGCTATTGGTGGTAGACGTCCAATACCACAATATAAACCAATGCCGAATTCACAGTTATCGCCTCCTGCCGCTGAAGAATCAGCCATCCCTGCCAAAGACACGCCGGAGATGACGTCATCTCAACATTCAGGGGAAATTTCCGTGCCTCCAGACTATAACGATGCAAATGGCGATGCGCCTAAACCGACTGACGCAACCTATGATTCAGAGTTCTCTAATGAAGACACGAATTCTCAATACATTGAGGTATCCGATCAAGACTCTAATGAAACTGCTGATCAAGATCCTATGGCGGCTGAGAAAGACGAATTAGAAGAGGATGAGGTAGCGCCAATGCAGGCGTTACCGCCACCCACAAAGAAGGATGAGCAAAATAATAAGAAGAAACCTACTAAACATAAGGGTCCTGACAAGAAGAAACACACAAAAGAAAATTATGGAGCAATAATCGAAAGCACCTCTGTTGTACACGATGAGATGCAAATGTCTTCTACATACGCACCGATGCCGATGGAGATCGGTGGAGATGCTATTATTGACCCATCGACAGAAGAGGTTATTTTCATGACACCTAGTAAGACGCCCGCCCTGGAAATCAGTTCTAAAATGGATGACACAAGTTCTCCTACTGAAATAGCAACGCAAAGCTCCATCTTTACTACAGCATTACCGAATATATCTCAGAGCCCGATTATGCTGAGCCCATCGAGCACCACTGAACTGTTGGCGACCATTCCACCTGCTTCAACTAATACCACACCCAAACCACTTCCCACAACTACTACTACTAgactaccaccaccaccaccactatcAACTACCACATCTATTAATACCATCACTTCCACCTCTGTCGCACCGCCCGCGACGCCCTCTGTTAACACCCACCCAACGCCATTGCCTCAACCTCCACCTGACTATCAACCACGACCAGGTATAGTTCTTGATGATCCCGAATTCAAACCGGGTGGACGACCACGTCCGCCACGACCACATCCACCCCGTCCAGCTGATGTCCCACAACAACCACCATTTAATATTCAACCCACACGACAGCATTTGCCTCCTGGCTATGGGGAAATATTTGATGTAACTCTATCAGCCATACAAGGTCCTGGGTCGGTAGGCGGTTCGCAACAGACGATAAATATCAAACCATATGGATCATACGGCAACAGTGGGGGTCAACAAGGCGATATAATACTATCTGCCGCAGGTGATGATGGTTTTGTTTCTATTGATGGTAAGCGCACTTACATCAATCTCTTTGGTGATCCTACAGATCCGCCCGTTGGAGTACCCACTACACCCGCGACGGCAATACCCCAACTACCTGGAAGCGGTGCCACGGTAGGCAGCGGTAATGGTAGTGGTAATGGTGTAGATAGCAGTGGAAATGGTGGATCCGGTGGCGGTAATGCAGTTACTCAGAACAACATACCCAGTCTAGGTTCAGGATATGGTATACCAGAAACTGAGGTTGTAGATTTGGAGCCGACCAAGTCCAATAGTGTAAAGCCACAATCGTCTACTACTAATTCTGGACCAACGAGACCTCATTATCGTTCCCGACCAACACAGCCGCCTGTGCGTATCGACACTTGCATTGTGGGCGACGATTCGACTTGCGATCAAGCGCAACACGAACGTTGCAAGACCGAGAACGGTGTTTCCAGCTGCCACTGTCGACCCG GTTACTCCCGACGCAAGCATCGCGAACCATGCAGGAAGGTCATATCTTTCTATCTGGGCATGCGTGTGGACCGTATTTACGAGCATCGTATTGTGTGGGACAACAAGCTTTTGGACAAACACAGCGAACCCTATGGACAACTAAGCTACGAGTCGATTAGAGCA ATTGACTCAGCCATGTCAATGACGCCCTACTCGGATGAGTTCATGGATGCACGAGTTAACAATATTTACCGTGGTGATCCGAATCTGGGTGGTAGCGGTGTGTTCGTCAACATGACCATCAAA CTTGATGAAAGTGTTGAAACTTTGCGCCCAAATCTTCGCGCTGATGTCCAAAAACATTTGTTGGGCGTACTCCACCGACGAAACAATAATATTGGTAACTCTGTACTGTACGTTTCTTCACCGGAGGGCTCTATAACGGCCTTACACGACCTGGACGAATGTCAGTCACGCGAGTTAAATGATTGCCATGCAAGTGCGTCATGTTCCAATTCGTGGGGAAGCTTCCGTTGTGCCTGTGAGGCAGGTCTCCGTGATCCATGGGCCGATCAACCACAGCGCGCTGGTCGCGACTGTCAATCTTGTCCGGACTCATACTGCAATAATCGTGGCACCTGCAGTTACAATGAGGAAGGAAATCAAGTTTGTGCTTGCGACTCCAGCCATTATGGCGGACAATGTGAGATCGACGGTGAAGTTTTGGGCGTAGCTATTGGCGCTTCCTTGGCCGCGGTAATTATTATAGTGTTGACATTGGTTTGCCTGATAATGTGGTCGCGTCGTTGGCAACGAGAGCAGAAGAACGCTATTGGTTCGCCGGTATTTGGTTATATGAATACGGCGCCAATGAAATCAGCTGGTCTGCCGGGACAACCGGGCTACCAAGTAACGTTGGAGGATCGTATGCGTTGGGCACAAATCGCTGATGTAATGGCACAGACGAACCATTACGGGGTAAGTCCGATT GCGGAACCGGTCGGACCCACACGCCCATCGTCGGCAATGTTCGCTTATCCGAATCTGCAATCTATGGGTATGGGCACCATGGGCGGCATGTCAATGCAGGGCACCATGCAGATGCACCAGGCGGGCAGCATGGCACCGCCAGTTCCACTGCCACGGTATGAGTGCGTATACCCCTCAGACAATTCCTccaatacaaataaaaa AAGATTGGGGTTGAGTTCCCGCTCGAATGGCATGCGCACCTTGGAGAATTCCAGCTCAAGTGAGGAAGAGGATCGTGCTGATCTGCTCGGGCGTAATTTTCAAGTACCACGACCAAAGAGTAGAAGTAATGGAAGCATAGCG AATCAGTCGGGCATCTACTACGACGTCGACTATGAGCCATCGGGCAATGGCATCGGCAATACGAGTGTGGATCATTTGTATGGTTCGCAAAATCAGTCATCCTCCCACtcacacacgcactcacactcacacagtGGCAATAATCACATACCGGGACCACAGGGCATACCAATGAGCACCTACACATCCGGACGGGCCCCGAGTAGTTACTACATGAAATAA